A window of the Gossypium hirsutum isolate 1008001.06 chromosome A05, Gossypium_hirsutum_v2.1, whole genome shotgun sequence genome harbors these coding sequences:
- the LOC107897902 gene encoding uncharacterized protein isoform X2 encodes MDFISVRHFSFPPSSRLLFHFFSFSLSRANLALLRWVLAKAAGFTVAILKKLNSKNGSEKGETNSTLQKAEPQMVEVVVLASLEKFFKSVLNMPEVERKFRAVLDAILEAHPHCLQLYLYSTADKFVPYSTVPHPLLSKPQQM; translated from the exons atggaTTTCATTTCTGTAAGACATTTTTCGTTTCCTCCTTCATCCAG GCTGCTGTTTCatttcttctctttctctctttctcggGCAAATCTCGCTCTTCTTCGCTGGGTCTTGGCTAAG GCAGCTGGTTTTACTGTTGCTATACTGAAGAAACTCAACTCAAAGAATGGATCCGAAAAAGGAGAGACCAATTCCACATTACAAAAAGCGGAACCTCAAATGGTTGAAGTTGTAGTGCTAGCTTCCCTGGAAAAGTTCTTTAAATCCGTTCTAAATATGCCGGAAGTGGAAAG AAAGTTTAGAGCGGTGCTTGATGCAATTTTGGAGGCCCATCCGCACTGTCTACAGCTATATCTTTATAGCACAGCTGATAAGTTCGTTCCGTATAGCACTGTCCCCCATCCTTTACTGTCAAAACCCCAACAGATGTGA
- the LOC107897902 gene encoding uncharacterized protein isoform X1, with the protein MDFISVRHFSFPPSSRLLFHFFSFSLSRANLALLRWVLAKLSRSEIKRVTNSFFRLIFLGSNFLEAAGFTVAILKKLNSKNGSEKGETNSTLQKAEPQMVEVVVLASLEKFFKSVLNMPEVERKFRAVLDAILEAHPHCLQLYLYSTADKFVPYSTVPHPLLSKPQQM; encoded by the exons atggaTTTCATTTCTGTAAGACATTTTTCGTTTCCTCCTTCATCCAG GCTGCTGTTTCatttcttctctttctctctttctcggGCAAATCTCGCTCTTCTTCGCTGGGTCTTGGCTAAG CTTTCGAGGTCAGAGATTAAACGGGTGACTAACTCTTTTTTTCGGTTGATCTTTCTTGGATCCAATTTCCTTGAG GCAGCTGGTTTTACTGTTGCTATACTGAAGAAACTCAACTCAAAGAATGGATCCGAAAAAGGAGAGACCAATTCCACATTACAAAAAGCGGAACCTCAAATGGTTGAAGTTGTAGTGCTAGCTTCCCTGGAAAAGTTCTTTAAATCCGTTCTAAATATGCCGGAAGTGGAAAG AAAGTTTAGAGCGGTGCTTGATGCAATTTTGGAGGCCCATCCGCACTGTCTACAGCTATATCTTTATAGCACAGCTGATAAGTTCGTTCCGTATAGCACTGTCCCCCATCCTTTACTGTCAAAACCCCAACAGATGTGA
- the LOC107897903 gene encoding uncharacterized protein isoform X1 has protein sequence MSGGYSNSKKTDDIYEKVCGQQASFAALTMSRLRCMLRGIDIRICIVLLIAIPVFMFGIYLHGQKITYFLRPLWGSPPKPFHEIPHYYNENVTMERLCHLHGWKVRESPRRVFDAVLFNNEIDILALRWNELSPYVTQFVLLESNSTFTSLPKPLLFAGNRHQFKFVEPRLTYGMIGGRFKKGENPFVEEAYQRVALDQLLRIAGIEEDDLLTMSDVDEIPSGHTINLLRWCDDIPPVIHLQLRNYLYSFEYHVDNKSWRASVHRYKPGKTRYAHYRQSDIILSDSGWHCSFCFRYVSEFIFKMKAYSHTDRVRFPHYLNPKRIQDVICKGADLFDMLPEEYTFKEIIGKMGPIPHSYSAVHLPAYLLNNAEKYKYLLPGNCRRESG, from the exons ATGTCTGGCGGCTACTCTAATTCAAAGAAGACTGATGATATCTATGAAAAAGTTTGTGGACAG CAGGCATCCTTTGCAGCATTGACGATGTCTAGATTGCGGTGTATGTTGCGGGGGATCGATATCCGGATTTGTATCGTCCTTCTCATCGCAATCCCGGTGTTCATGTTCGGCATATATTTGCACGGTCAGAAGATCACTTATTTCCTCAGACCGCTATGGGGATCACCTCCTAAGCCATTCCATGAAATCCCCCACTATTATAATGAGAATGTGACAATGGAGAGACTCTGCCATCTTCATGGATGGAAAGTCCGTGAGTCCCCTAGACGTGTCTTCGATGCGGTATTGTTCAACAACGAGATTGACATCCTCGCACTTCGTTGGAATGAATTGTCTCCCTACGTAACGCAGTTTGTGCTTCTCGAGTCTAACTCCACGTTCACTAGCTTACCGAAACCATTGCTTTTCGCTGGCAACAGACATCAATTTAAGTTTGTCGAGCCTCGTTTGACATATGGGATGATTGGTGGGAGGTTCAAGAAGGGTGAAAATCCTTTTGTCGAAGAAGCGTATCAGAGAGTTGCATTGGATCAGCTTCTTAGAATAGCCGGGATAGAAGAGGATGATTTATTGACAATGTCTGATGTCGATGAGATCCCTAGTGGGCATACGATTAATCTATTGAGGTGGTGTGATGATATACCGCCTGTCATTCATCTTCAGTTGAGAAACTATTTGTACTCTTTCGAGTATCATGTTGACAACAAGAGCTGGAGAGCTTCGGTCCACAGGTACAAGCCGGGCAAGACCAGATATGCTCATTATCGTCAATCCGATATAATCTTGTCTGATTCAGGGTGGCATTGTAGCTTTTGTTTTCGGTACGTCAGTGAGTTCATATTCAAGATGAAAGCTTACAGCCATACCGACCGAGTGAGGTTCCCTCACTACTTGAACCCCAAGAGGATTCAGGATGTAATTTGCAAAGGGGCTGACCTATTCGACATGCTTCCCGAAGAATACACATTCAAGGAGATCATCGGGAAGATGGGACCGATCCCCCACTCGTATTCAGCCGTCCATCTTCCTGCTTATCTGTTGAACAATGCAGAGAAATATAAATACCTTTTGCCCGGCAACTGCAGAAGAGAGAGTGGCTGA
- the LOC107897903 gene encoding uncharacterized protein isoform X2 — protein sequence MSGGYSNSKKTDDIYEKVCGQASFAALTMSRLRCMLRGIDIRICIVLLIAIPVFMFGIYLHGQKITYFLRPLWGSPPKPFHEIPHYYNENVTMERLCHLHGWKVRESPRRVFDAVLFNNEIDILALRWNELSPYVTQFVLLESNSTFTSLPKPLLFAGNRHQFKFVEPRLTYGMIGGRFKKGENPFVEEAYQRVALDQLLRIAGIEEDDLLTMSDVDEIPSGHTINLLRWCDDIPPVIHLQLRNYLYSFEYHVDNKSWRASVHRYKPGKTRYAHYRQSDIILSDSGWHCSFCFRYVSEFIFKMKAYSHTDRVRFPHYLNPKRIQDVICKGADLFDMLPEEYTFKEIIGKMGPIPHSYSAVHLPAYLLNNAEKYKYLLPGNCRRESG from the exons ATGTCTGGCGGCTACTCTAATTCAAAGAAGACTGATGATATCTATGAAAAAGTTTGTGGACAG GCATCCTTTGCAGCATTGACGATGTCTAGATTGCGGTGTATGTTGCGGGGGATCGATATCCGGATTTGTATCGTCCTTCTCATCGCAATCCCGGTGTTCATGTTCGGCATATATTTGCACGGTCAGAAGATCACTTATTTCCTCAGACCGCTATGGGGATCACCTCCTAAGCCATTCCATGAAATCCCCCACTATTATAATGAGAATGTGACAATGGAGAGACTCTGCCATCTTCATGGATGGAAAGTCCGTGAGTCCCCTAGACGTGTCTTCGATGCGGTATTGTTCAACAACGAGATTGACATCCTCGCACTTCGTTGGAATGAATTGTCTCCCTACGTAACGCAGTTTGTGCTTCTCGAGTCTAACTCCACGTTCACTAGCTTACCGAAACCATTGCTTTTCGCTGGCAACAGACATCAATTTAAGTTTGTCGAGCCTCGTTTGACATATGGGATGATTGGTGGGAGGTTCAAGAAGGGTGAAAATCCTTTTGTCGAAGAAGCGTATCAGAGAGTTGCATTGGATCAGCTTCTTAGAATAGCCGGGATAGAAGAGGATGATTTATTGACAATGTCTGATGTCGATGAGATCCCTAGTGGGCATACGATTAATCTATTGAGGTGGTGTGATGATATACCGCCTGTCATTCATCTTCAGTTGAGAAACTATTTGTACTCTTTCGAGTATCATGTTGACAACAAGAGCTGGAGAGCTTCGGTCCACAGGTACAAGCCGGGCAAGACCAGATATGCTCATTATCGTCAATCCGATATAATCTTGTCTGATTCAGGGTGGCATTGTAGCTTTTGTTTTCGGTACGTCAGTGAGTTCATATTCAAGATGAAAGCTTACAGCCATACCGACCGAGTGAGGTTCCCTCACTACTTGAACCCCAAGAGGATTCAGGATGTAATTTGCAAAGGGGCTGACCTATTCGACATGCTTCCCGAAGAATACACATTCAAGGAGATCATCGGGAAGATGGGACCGATCCCCCACTCGTATTCAGCCGTCCATCTTCCTGCTTATCTGTTGAACAATGCAGAGAAATATAAATACCTTTTGCCCGGCAACTGCAGAAGAGAGAGTGGCTGA
- the LOC107897903 gene encoding uncharacterized protein isoform X3, with product MSRLRCMLRGIDIRICIVLLIAIPVFMFGIYLHGQKITYFLRPLWGSPPKPFHEIPHYYNENVTMERLCHLHGWKVRESPRRVFDAVLFNNEIDILALRWNELSPYVTQFVLLESNSTFTSLPKPLLFAGNRHQFKFVEPRLTYGMIGGRFKKGENPFVEEAYQRVALDQLLRIAGIEEDDLLTMSDVDEIPSGHTINLLRWCDDIPPVIHLQLRNYLYSFEYHVDNKSWRASVHRYKPGKTRYAHYRQSDIILSDSGWHCSFCFRYVSEFIFKMKAYSHTDRVRFPHYLNPKRIQDVICKGADLFDMLPEEYTFKEIIGKMGPIPHSYSAVHLPAYLLNNAEKYKYLLPGNCRRESG from the coding sequence ATGTCTAGATTGCGGTGTATGTTGCGGGGGATCGATATCCGGATTTGTATCGTCCTTCTCATCGCAATCCCGGTGTTCATGTTCGGCATATATTTGCACGGTCAGAAGATCACTTATTTCCTCAGACCGCTATGGGGATCACCTCCTAAGCCATTCCATGAAATCCCCCACTATTATAATGAGAATGTGACAATGGAGAGACTCTGCCATCTTCATGGATGGAAAGTCCGTGAGTCCCCTAGACGTGTCTTCGATGCGGTATTGTTCAACAACGAGATTGACATCCTCGCACTTCGTTGGAATGAATTGTCTCCCTACGTAACGCAGTTTGTGCTTCTCGAGTCTAACTCCACGTTCACTAGCTTACCGAAACCATTGCTTTTCGCTGGCAACAGACATCAATTTAAGTTTGTCGAGCCTCGTTTGACATATGGGATGATTGGTGGGAGGTTCAAGAAGGGTGAAAATCCTTTTGTCGAAGAAGCGTATCAGAGAGTTGCATTGGATCAGCTTCTTAGAATAGCCGGGATAGAAGAGGATGATTTATTGACAATGTCTGATGTCGATGAGATCCCTAGTGGGCATACGATTAATCTATTGAGGTGGTGTGATGATATACCGCCTGTCATTCATCTTCAGTTGAGAAACTATTTGTACTCTTTCGAGTATCATGTTGACAACAAGAGCTGGAGAGCTTCGGTCCACAGGTACAAGCCGGGCAAGACCAGATATGCTCATTATCGTCAATCCGATATAATCTTGTCTGATTCAGGGTGGCATTGTAGCTTTTGTTTTCGGTACGTCAGTGAGTTCATATTCAAGATGAAAGCTTACAGCCATACCGACCGAGTGAGGTTCCCTCACTACTTGAACCCCAAGAGGATTCAGGATGTAATTTGCAAAGGGGCTGACCTATTCGACATGCTTCCCGAAGAATACACATTCAAGGAGATCATCGGGAAGATGGGACCGATCCCCCACTCGTATTCAGCCGTCCATCTTCCTGCTTATCTGTTGAACAATGCAGAGAAATATAAATACCTTTTGCCCGGCAACTGCAGAAGAGAGAGTGGCTGA
- the LOC107897905 gene encoding CRM-domain containing factor CFM9, mitochondrial — translation MFAARHLQKHCLKTLSSLLQSNPNRNVVAFKDTAPKLISSNVIRLDGCFEDNFASFPSFTDPFNGWFRMMSTSRGRSMRSKVERRMQKESGKTAREIRRAKKIKKKLMTDEERLIYNLKRAKKKVALLLQKLKKYELPELPPSVHDPELLTPEQLQAFKKIGFRNKNYVPVGVRGVFGGVVQNMHLHWKFHETVQVCCDNFPKEKIKEMATMLARLSGGIVINIHNVKTIIMFRGRNYRQPKNLIPINTLTKRKALFKARFEQALEAQKLNIKKIEQELRRKGINPEDPVAMASIQRVAATFFNAIDEKEGSPYVFRGDKLPIAETKTTLAHEEAPAESDQEDLDRFIAEIEHAADREWAEGEEEEKEEIGRIRYWNRQEFGGRPGRFDNLQNDYSDDEFRGSRGWEGPRGNKRTAGSEDEYEDNFGDAAGLDRDNAGGSEEDFEFKRPMVEKIKQDTVGRWSSTAGIKRNAGGSYRRAIAEEDSEMESMLDDLDSAMRESEVEEDEDDDFRASNRSKNFRSSSDEEDGFYTTKGSEKNRVKYYESDGYEDNTELEKSNRAAYGKVDRIGRDRNADAEYRKKITKEADDVFSD, via the exons ATGTTTGCTGCTAGGCATCTTCAAAAACACTGCTTGAAGACTCTGTCTTCTCTGTTGCAATCAAATCCCAACAG GAATGTTGTGGCTTTTAAGGATACTGCTCCCAAACTAATTTCAAGCAATGTGATACGGTTAGATGGATGTTTTGAAGATAATTTTGCATCATTTCCTTCCTTCACTGATCCCTTCAATGGATGGTTTCGGATGATGTCGACTTCAAGGGGGAGAAGTATGCGAAGCAAGGTCGAAAGACGAATGCAGAAAGAGTCTGGTAAAACAGCTAGGGAAATCCGGAGGGCAAAGAAGATTAAGAAAAAGCTTATGACTGATGAGGAGAGGCTTATTTACAACCTCAAGAGA GCTAAGAAGAAAGTTGCACTTCTATTACAAAAACTCAAGAAGTATGAGCTTCCAGAGCTGCCGCCTTCTGTGCATGATCCCGAGCTTTTGACCCCTGAGCAGCTTCAAGCATTTAAAAAGATTGGATTCAGGAACAAAAATTATGTTCCCGTTGGAGTCCGTGGGGTCTTTGGAGGAGTTGTCCAAAATATGCATCTCCACTGGAAATTTCATGAGACAGTGCAAGTTTGTTGTGATAACTTCCCCAAAGAAAAGATAAAGGAAATGGCAACCATGCTTGCGAGACTGAGTGGTGGAATTGTCATTAACATACACAATGTGAAAACAATTATCATGTTCCGTGGAAGAAATTATCGCCAACCAAAAAATCTGATTCCCATCAATACTCTTACCAAAAGGAAG GCATTGTTCAAGGCCAGATTTGAACAAGCTCTTGAAGCTCAGAAGTTAAACATAAAGAAGATAGAACAAGAACTTCGGCGAAAAGGTATTAACCCTGAGGATCCAGTTGCAATGGCCAGTATTCAGAGAGTTGCTGCAACATTCTTCAATGCAATCGATGAGAAAGAAGGCAGTCCATATGTCTTTCGTGGTGACAAGTTGCCTATAGCAGAAACTAAGACAACTTTGGCACATGAAGAAGCTCCCGCTGAGAGTGACCAGGAGGATCTAGACAGATTCATAGCTGAGATCGAGCATGCAGCTGATCGAGAGTGGGCTGaaggggaagaagaagaaaaagaagagattgGGAGAATTAGATACTGGAATAGACAAGAGTTTGGAGGTAGGCCTGGGAGATTCGATAACCTTCAAAATGATTACTCTGATGACGAGTTTAGAGGGTCAAGGGGTTGGGAAGGTCCACGTGGAAACAAGAGGACTGCTGGTAGTGAGGATGAATATGAAGATAATTTTGGGGATGCTGCTGGGCTGGATCGGGATAATGCTGGTGGTTCGGAAGAAGATTTTGAGTTCAAGAGACCTATGGTGGAAAAAATAAAGCAAGATACAGTTGGAAGGTGGAGTAGCACTGCTGGTATCAAGAGAAATGCTGGAGGTAGTTATAGACGAGCAATAGcagaagaagattctgagatggAAAGTATGTTGGATGACCTCGACAGTGCAATGCGAGAATCGGAGGTTGAggaagatgaagatgatgatttCAGAGCATCAAATCGTAGTAAAAATTTCAGGAGCAGCAGTGATGAAGAGGATGGATTTTATACCACAAAGGGAAGTGAGAAAAATAGGGTCAAATATTACGAGAGTGACGGTTATGAAGATAATACCGAGCTTGAGAAGTCAAACAGAGCCGCATATGGGAAGGTGGATAGGATTGGTAGAGACAGAAACGCGGATGCTGAATATAGGAAAAAGATCACCAAGGAAGCTGATGATGTGTTCAGTGACTAA
- the LOC107897906 gene encoding serine/threonine-protein kinase STY13 has product MGSGNDFFSTQEFNLDAKWLIDPQQLFVGPKIGEGAHAKVYEGKYKDETVAIKVVRRGETPEEIARREGRFAREVAMLSRVQHRNLVKFIGACKEPIMVIVTELLQGGTLRKYLLNLRPKCLDLRVAIGFALDIARAMECLHSHGIIHRDLKPENLILTEDHKTVKLADFGLAREESLTEMMTAETGTYRWMAPELYSTVTLRQGEKKHYNHKVDAYSFAIVLWELIHNKLPFEGMSNLQAAYAAAFKNVRPSAEDLPEDLASIVTSCWQEDPNARPNFSQIIQMLLHYLSTVSPPEPVMPPKRTTSENAVLPPESPGTSSLMAARDDVVETPKATEEDQPRSFLFCFNQCY; this is encoded by the exons ATGGGGTctggaaatgattttttttcaactCAAGAGTTCAATTTAGATGCTAAGTGGTTGATTGATCCTCAGCAGCTTTTTGTTGGTCCTAAGATTGGTGAAGGTGCTCATGCTAAAGTATATGAGGGAAA ATACAAGGATGAGACTGTCGCTATTAAAGTTGTTCGAAGAGGGGAAACCCCTGAAGAGATTGCAAGGAGAGAAGGAAGGTTTGCAAGGGAAGTTGCAATGTTATCCAGAGTTCAACATAGAAATCTAGTGAAG TTTATTGGAGCTTGCAAGGAGCCTATCATGGTCATAGTAACTGAGCTCTTACAAGGTGGGACATTGCGAAAGTACCTTCTGAATTTGCGGCCGAAGTGCTTGGACTTGCGTGTAGCGATTGGGTTTGCACTTGATATTGCTCGTGCAATGGAATGCTTACACTCCCATGGAATCATTCATCGGGACCTGAAACCTG aGAACTTGATCTTGACCGAAGACCATAAGACAGTTAAGCTAGCAGATTTTGGTTTAGCCAGGGAAGAATCGTTAACCGAAATGATGACTGCTGAGACCGGGACATATCGTTGGATGGCTCCTGAG CTTTATAGTACGGTCACACTAAGGCAGGGAGAGAAAAAGCATTACAATCATAAGGTGGATGCCTACAGCTTTGCTATTGTGTTGTGGGAACTCATCCATAACAAGTTGCCTTTTGAAGGCATGTCAAATTTACAAGCGGCTTATGCAGCTGCTTTTAAG AATGTCAGGCCTAGTGCTGAGGACCTTCCAGAAGATTTGGCATCAATTGTGACTTCATGTTGGCAAGAGGATCCAAATGCTCGGCCCAATTTCAGCCAAATCATACAGATGCTATTACACTATCTCTCAACCGTTTCACCACCCGAGCCTGTGATGCCTCCTAAGAGAACGACTTCAGAAAATGCTGTATTGCCACCAGAGTCTCCTGGTACAAGTTCATTGATGGCTGCAAGAGATGACGTAGTGGAAACCCCAAAAGCCACTGAAGAAGACCAGCCTAGAAGCTTCCTGTTCTGCTTCAACCAGTGTTACTGA